One part of the Nocardioides zeae genome encodes these proteins:
- a CDS encoding tryptophan 2,3-dioxygenase, giving the protein MTAGERPLEPGVRTDLRSTMDYGSYLDLDRLLSAQHPVSDPVHPDELLFIVQHQTTELWFKLVLHELRSVRGYLDADDVSRARKALARVKHIFKTLAEQWSVLATLTPSEYAEFRGSLGASSGFQSHQYRAVEFILGNKNARMLEVFDAKPAARAELQGLLDTPTVYDAFLRLLARRGHAVPADVLERDVRAAWVEVPGLVPVFQRIYGDTSSAWEEYATCEDLVDLEDAFQFWRFRHLRTVQRTIGFKPGTGGSSGVGFLRRALDLTFFPELYSVRTGISG; this is encoded by the coding sequence GTGACGGCCGGCGAGCGTCCCCTCGAGCCCGGGGTCCGCACGGACCTCCGCTCGACGATGGACTACGGGTCCTACCTCGACCTCGACCGCCTGCTCTCGGCGCAGCACCCGGTCAGCGACCCGGTGCACCCCGACGAGCTGCTCTTCATCGTCCAGCACCAGACGACCGAGCTGTGGTTCAAGCTCGTGCTCCACGAGCTGCGCTCCGTGCGCGGCTACCTCGACGCCGACGACGTCAGCCGCGCCCGCAAGGCGCTGGCGCGCGTGAAGCACATCTTCAAGACGCTCGCCGAGCAGTGGTCGGTGCTCGCGACGCTCACCCCGAGCGAGTACGCGGAGTTCCGCGGCTCCCTCGGCGCGTCATCGGGCTTCCAGTCCCACCAGTACCGCGCTGTCGAGTTCATCCTCGGCAACAAGAACGCCCGCATGCTCGAGGTCTTCGACGCCAAGCCCGCGGCTCGGGCCGAGCTCCAGGGCCTCCTCGACACCCCGACCGTGTACGACGCGTTCCTCCGCCTCCTGGCCCGCCGGGGCCACGCGGTGCCGGCGGACGTGCTCGAGCGGGACGTGCGCGCGGCGTGGGTCGAGGTCCCCGGCCTCGTCCCGGTGTTCCAGCGGATCTACGGTGACACGTCGTCGGCCTGGGAGGAGTACGCGACCTGTGAGGACCTCGTCGACCTGGAGGACGCGTTCCAGTTCTGGCGCTTCCGCCACCTGCGCACCGTGCAGCGCACCATCGGGTTCAAGCCCGGCACCGGCGGCAGCTCCGGCGTCGGCTTCCTCCGTCGCGCGCTCGACCTCACCTTCTTCCCCGAGCTCTACAGCGTGAGGACCGGTATCAGTGGCTGA
- a CDS encoding kynureninase has product MADILDLLPTHLVDRAAALDAADPLAEHRSAFVLPEGVVAYLDGNSLGRPLASTAERLRTFVDTEWGERLIRSWDERWMTRPTELGDLIGRAALGAAAGQTVVADSTTVLLYKLARAGVAARPGRTEIVADSENFPTDRFVLEGIAAELGLSMRWIRPDPATGVTLEEVEAVVGEQTALVALSHVAYKSAYIADLPGITAAVHRVGALVLWDLSHSVGSVEVDLDAAGVDLATGCSYKYLNGGPGAPAFAYVNAALQHEVTQPIAGWMGHADPFAMGEGYEPAPGIRRFISGTPPILGMLPLEDMARLVERVGIRVVRAKSRELTAFAIAVADEALAPLGVTVASPRDPDRRGGHVTLEHPAMAAVVEELWRRGVVPDFRRPMGLRAGMSPLSTSFTEVAVALAHVADLLQEGRA; this is encoded by the coding sequence GTGGCTGACATCCTCGACCTCCTCCCGACGCACCTCGTCGACCGGGCGGCGGCCCTCGACGCCGCCGACCCGCTCGCGGAGCACCGCAGCGCGTTCGTGCTGCCCGAGGGCGTCGTGGCCTATCTCGACGGCAACTCGCTGGGCCGGCCGCTGGCCAGCACGGCGGAGCGGCTCCGCACCTTCGTCGACACCGAGTGGGGCGAGCGCCTCATCCGGTCGTGGGACGAGCGCTGGATGACCCGGCCGACGGAGCTCGGCGACCTCATCGGCCGCGCGGCTCTCGGCGCTGCGGCCGGGCAGACGGTGGTCGCGGACTCCACCACCGTGCTGCTCTACAAGCTCGCCCGCGCGGGGGTGGCCGCCCGACCCGGGCGCACCGAGATCGTCGCCGACTCGGAGAACTTCCCGACGGACCGCTTCGTGCTGGAGGGCATCGCGGCCGAGCTGGGGCTGAGCATGCGATGGATCCGTCCCGACCCCGCCACCGGCGTGACGCTGGAGGAGGTCGAGGCGGTCGTGGGGGAGCAGACCGCTCTCGTCGCGCTCAGCCACGTCGCCTACAAGTCGGCCTACATCGCCGACCTCCCCGGGATCACCGCCGCGGTCCACCGGGTGGGCGCCCTCGTGCTCTGGGACCTGTCCCACTCGGTGGGCTCGGTCGAGGTCGACCTCGACGCGGCGGGCGTGGACCTCGCGACCGGCTGCAGCTACAAGTACCTGAACGGCGGGCCCGGGGCGCCGGCGTTCGCCTACGTCAACGCGGCGCTCCAGCACGAGGTGACCCAGCCGATCGCCGGGTGGATGGGCCATGCGGACCCGTTCGCGATGGGCGAGGGCTACGAGCCGGCACCGGGCATCCGACGGTTCATCAGCGGCACGCCCCCCATCCTCGGCATGCTGCCGCTCGAGGACATGGCGCGGCTCGTCGAGCGGGTCGGGATCCGCGTCGTACGGGCGAAGTCACGGGAGCTGACGGCGTTCGCGATCGCGGTCGCCGACGAGGCCCTCGCCCCGCTCGGCGTCACCGTCGCCTCACCGCGTGACCCCGACCGGCGGGGCGGGCACGTCACGCTCGAGCACCCGGCGATGGCCGCCGTCGTCGAGGAGCTGTGGCGGCGCGGGGTCGTCCCCGACTTCCGCCGGCCCATGGGTCTGCGGGCGGGCATGTCGCCGCTGAGCACGAGCTTCACCGAGGTGGCCGTGGCGCTGGCCCACGTGGCGGACCTCCTGCAGGAGGGGCGCGCCTGA